A single window of Gammaproteobacteria bacterium DNA harbors:
- a CDS encoding DUF1566 domain-containing protein has product MRNSIRSTVSILAVIFLASPALAAQTCRTDFPVSTPTSRYVFNENGTVTDKETEITWMRCALGQTWNGKECAGDAKDFSWQEAVDVVAEVNKNKFGGSSAWRLPFVPELASIVERQCFDPRVNLEVFPGTPSRAFWTGMERKGHPDQAYKIDFGKGAATPSNKTYRGPVRMMQDGPNGRWWNPPKMPPG; this is encoded by the coding sequence ATGCGAAACAGCATCCGTTCGACCGTTTCCATTCTCGCCGTTATCTTTCTTGCATCACCAGCCCTGGCGGCCCAGACCTGCCGAACCGATTTCCCGGTATCGACGCCGACATCTCGTTATGTCTTCAACGAAAACGGCACGGTGACGGATAAGGAAACAGAGATCACCTGGATGCGTTGTGCGCTGGGTCAAACCTGGAATGGAAAGGAGTGCGCGGGAGACGCGAAGGACTTTAGCTGGCAGGAAGCCGTAGACGTCGTAGCGGAAGTGAATAAAAACAAATTTGGCGGATCCAGCGCCTGGAGACTTCCCTTCGTCCCGGAACTGGCCTCTATCGTCGAACGGCAGTGCTTCGACCCCAGGGTTAACCTGGAGGTATTTCCGGGGACGCCATCCCGGGCGTTCTGGACCGGCATGGAAAGGAAGGGCCACCCTGATCAGGCCTATAAAATAGACTTCGGCAAGGGCGCGGCGACACCGAGTAATAAAACCTATAGAGGCCCGGTTCGGATGATGCAGGATGGACCGAATGGGCGTTGGTGGAACCCGCCGAAGATGCCCCCCGGCTAA
- a CDS encoding metallophosphoesterase, with amino-acid sequence MEDKDQSAFSHKEKITRRDFLGVATKGAAATMIAGVFAPSAGSMIGLGGVAQAATKKIKPFTFAVMTDGHLYDIKDHRFDGMFMDAVNMINNMNPRPDMVIYAGDIGQTGLESEIAKGKRMLDKLKMPYKVIPGEHDWYLDMGKAWRGMFGQENWSIDHNGAHVIGMNSIKIDDFWTGPGLTPKERMGRVLELECNSCGPWGVEADGLAWLEKDVKKVSPDTPIIFFSHSPLWDYYPRWNFATKDAAEIRGILRKFDNVMAVHGHVHQVVFNKIGNISSVGTSSTSWPWPYPSVALPYPNIRHNRLDPGNFKDGMGVHHVDVMADGSGVMHYDPFVPSSIPEAVARGVKL; translated from the coding sequence ATGGAAGATAAAGATCAGTCCGCTTTTTCCCATAAGGAAAAGATAACCAGAAGAGATTTTCTAGGCGTGGCGACGAAGGGCGCCGCTGCTACCATGATCGCAGGTGTGTTCGCACCCAGTGCAGGGAGCATGATTGGCCTGGGTGGTGTAGCACAAGCAGCGACAAAGAAAATCAAGCCGTTCACCTTTGCGGTGATGACCGACGGCCACTTGTATGACATCAAGGATCACCGCTTCGACGGCATGTTCATGGATGCCGTCAACATGATCAACAATATGAACCCCCGTCCGGATATGGTGATCTACGCCGGTGATATCGGGCAAACCGGCCTGGAATCGGAGATCGCCAAGGGCAAGCGAATGCTGGACAAGCTCAAGATGCCCTACAAGGTCATCCCGGGTGAGCACGACTGGTACCTGGATATGGGCAAGGCGTGGCGGGGCATGTTTGGTCAGGAGAATTGGTCCATCGATCATAACGGCGCCCATGTTATCGGCATGAACTCCATCAAGATCGATGACTTCTGGACGGGCCCGGGCCTGACCCCCAAGGAACGTATGGGCCGCGTGCTGGAGCTCGAGTGCAATTCCTGCGGACCCTGGGGCGTAGAGGCGGACGGCCTTGCCTGGCTGGAGAAAGACGTCAAGAAAGTGAGTCCCGATACCCCGATCATCTTCTTTTCCCACTCACCCCTCTGGGATTACTATCCAAGATGGAATTTTGCCACCAAGGATGCCGCTGAGATCCGTGGCATTCTGAGAAAGTTCGACAATGTCATGGCCGTCCATGGGCATGTCCACCAGGTGGTCTTTAACAAGATTGGCAACATCAGTTCGGTGGGGACCTCCTCTACCTCCTGGCCGTGGCCGTATCCCTCCGTTGCTCTGCCGTATCCGAATATCCGTCACAACCGGCTCGATCCCGGGAACTTCAAAGACGGCATGGGTGTGCACCACGTCGATGTCATGGCCGATGGTTCGGGTGTCATGCACTACGATCCGTTCGTCCCGAGCAGCATCCCCGAGGCTGTCGCGCGTGGCGTAAAGCTATAA
- a CDS encoding CDP-archaeol synthase, with protein MPTPITLLCLILAANAAPILLWLALGERLGRPLDGGHTLPDGRPVFGPGKTWRGVASAPVACAALAALLGLPPALGAAIGLAAMGGDLLSSFLKRRLGLASSRPAPGLDQIPESLFPALLAAGPLGLGPGEVLLVMALFFVLELVLSHLLYRLGLRRYPI; from the coding sequence ATGCCCACCCCGATCACATTGCTGTGCCTGATCCTGGCCGCGAACGCTGCGCCCATCCTGCTCTGGCTGGCGCTGGGCGAACGCCTGGGCCGACCGCTCGACGGCGGGCACACCCTCCCCGACGGCCGGCCGGTGTTCGGTCCCGGCAAGACCTGGCGCGGCGTGGCCTCGGCCCCCGTGGCGTGCGCCGCGCTCGCGGCGCTGCTCGGCCTGCCGCCCGCACTCGGCGCCGCGATCGGGCTGGCCGCGATGGGCGGCGACCTGCTGTCCAGCTTCCTCAAGCGCCGGCTCGGCCTGGCCTCGAGCCGCCCGGCGCCGGGCCTCGACCAGATTCCGGAGTCCCTGTTCCCGGCCCTGCTGGCGGCCGGCCCCCTGGGTCTCGGGCCGGGCGAGGTGTTGCTCGTGATGGCCCTGTTCTTCGTGCTGGAACTGGTGCTGTCGCACCTGCTCTACCGCCTCGGCCTGCGCCGCTATCCGATCTGA
- a CDS encoding metallophosphoesterase family protein — MYRSLESRVGRLHLDQRLGVEADREHLVFGQGRNFFHLENWYSIHAVIRHSLRLVGMHGRGRRNARRIEVRRNEFALPRLPDAFDGFTILQLSDMHLDMDDAFPGIVSARVRDLEYDLCVLTGDFRYLTAGPIEGALDGMRRLRANLAGAVYGILGNHDSIRMVPALEAMGVRMLLNESVVLRRGDAGLHLAGVDDPHYYRADNFERARAGIPPDAVSLLLAHSPEVYKQAAHAGFDVMLCGHTHGGQICLPGGVPLMLNAKCPRRVCRGGWRHHAMQGYTSAGTGSSVVDIRLNNRPEVTLHRLRKQ; from the coding sequence CTGTATCGGTCGCTCGAGTCCCGGGTGGGACGCCTGCATCTCGACCAGCGGCTCGGCGTGGAGGCCGACCGCGAACATCTGGTGTTCGGCCAGGGCCGCAACTTCTTCCATCTGGAGAACTGGTATTCGATCCATGCGGTGATCCGCCACAGCCTGCGCCTGGTCGGCATGCACGGGCGCGGCCGCCGCAACGCGCGCCGGATCGAGGTGCGGCGCAACGAATTCGCGCTGCCCCGCCTGCCGGACGCCTTCGATGGCTTCACCATCCTGCAGCTCAGCGACATGCACCTGGACATGGACGACGCGTTTCCCGGCATCGTCAGCGCGCGCGTGCGCGATCTGGAGTACGACCTGTGCGTGCTCACCGGGGATTTCCGCTATCTGACGGCCGGCCCGATCGAGGGCGCCCTCGACGGCATGCGCCGGCTGCGCGCGAATCTGGCCGGCGCGGTCTACGGCATCCTGGGCAACCACGACTCGATCCGCATGGTGCCGGCGCTGGAGGCCATGGGTGTGCGCATGCTGCTGAACGAGTCCGTCGTGCTGCGGCGCGGCGACGCCGGACTCCATCTGGCCGGCGTCGACGATCCGCATTATTACCGCGCGGACAATTTTGAGCGCGCCCGCGCCGGCATCCCGCCTGACGCGGTCTCGCTGCTGCTGGCCCACAGTCCCGAGGTGTACAAGCAGGCGGCGCACGCGGGCTTCGATGTGATGCTGTGCGGCCACACCCACGGCGGGCAGATCTGTCTGCCGGGCGGGGTGCCGCTGATGCTGAACGCGAAGTGTCCGCGCCGGGTGTGCCGCGGCGGCTGGCGGCACCACGCGATGCAGGGCTACACCTCGGCCGGGACGGGTTCCTCCGTGGTGGATATCCGCCTCAACAACCGTCCCGAGGTGACGCTGCACCGTCTGCGCAAGCAGTGA
- the lptG gene encoding LPS export ABC transporter permease LptG, translating to MKILGVYIGKAVIGGAFLVICVLLSLFAFIEFIGELDVIGRGDYGAWEAIRYVLLSVPRLTYELMPLAALIGSLIGLGVLASNNELVIMRAAGVSLARISWAAVKAGLLLVVFAIWIGEWVVADAEQSAATLRSSALAGSDSLRTGDGFWTRDKRDFISVRTVMPGGGLLDVRIYEFNAERALTRISRAKSATYANGEWHLTRVSRSTIGPDGVTMERLPELTWRSQLKPDLLDIIAIKPDSLSVSGLYRYIRYLRVNGLSSGRYELEFWGKIALPFATCVMVFAALPFVFGPLRSVGVGQRMLIGVLVGIGFYLINQTVSYLGLVYDLNPVLSAVLPTLLLLVGAALMMRRIH from the coding sequence GTGAAGATCCTGGGCGTCTACATCGGGAAGGCGGTGATCGGGGGCGCCTTCCTCGTCATCTGCGTGCTGCTGTCGCTGTTCGCCTTCATCGAGTTCATCGGCGAGCTCGACGTGATCGGGCGGGGTGACTACGGCGCCTGGGAGGCGATCCGTTACGTGCTGCTCAGCGTGCCGCGCCTGACCTACGAGCTGATGCCGCTGGCGGCGCTGATCGGCAGCCTGATCGGGCTCGGCGTGCTCGCGAGCAACAACGAGCTCGTCATCATGCGCGCCGCCGGCGTCTCGCTGGCGCGCATCTCCTGGGCCGCCGTCAAGGCCGGGCTGCTGCTGGTGGTGTTCGCGATCTGGATCGGCGAGTGGGTCGTCGCGGATGCCGAGCAGAGCGCCGCCACCCTGCGTTCCAGCGCGTTGGCCGGCAGCGATTCCCTGCGCACCGGAGACGGTTTCTGGACGCGCGACAAGCGAGACTTCATCAGCGTGCGCACGGTGATGCCGGGCGGCGGACTGCTCGACGTGCGCATCTATGAATTCAACGCCGAGCGCGCGCTCACACGCATCTCCCGCGCGAAGAGCGCCACCTATGCCAACGGTGAGTGGCATCTCACCAGGGTCAGCCGGAGCACGATCGGCCCGGACGGCGTGACCATGGAACGCCTGCCCGAGTTGACCTGGCGTTCGCAGCTGAAGCCCGATCTGCTCGACATCATCGCGATCAAGCCGGACAGCCTCTCGGTCAGCGGCCTCTATCGCTACATCCGGTATCTGCGGGTGAACGGGCTGAGCTCGGGGCGCTACGAGCTCGAGTTCTGGGGCAAGATCGCGCTGCCGTTCGCGACCTGCGTGATGGTGTTCGCCGCCCTGCCGTTCGTATTCGGCCCGCTGCGCTCGGTGGGCGTGGGCCAGCGCATGCTGATCGGCGTGCTGGTGGGCATCGGTTTCTATCTGATCAACCAGACGGTGAGCTACCTCGGGCTGGTCTACGACCTCAATCCGGTGCTGAGCGCGGTGCTGCCGACGCTGCTGCTGCTCGTGGGCGCGGCCCTCATGATGCGCCGGATCCATTAG
- the lptF gene encoding LPS export ABC transporter permease LptF, translating to MVIDRYILKEILYTLLVVLFVLLVIFLSNRFIRILADASAGDLASEYVLALLAMKALTVLVIILPLGLFMATLLGLSRLYKDSEMTALTACGVSVREIYRSVIGLALVVAATVAAVSFYIAPWAEEENYRLRDAQQSQSLLTGLVAGRFTEPSGADGVMYFERMSADGQLMQDVFIQQRKPGAAEVVLSAHSGRRWQDETGAQYLVLLDGYRYEGLPGEADFKIIRFKEHAVRIEAREVAPTLRKQRARPSADLIGSDDPADVAELQWRISMPLSVLLLALLAVPLSRTSPRQGKYAKLFVAVLIYLIYNNLLGVSNSWVALGRLAPGIGMWWVHLALLFSVWALFVRQYGLGWVLSSMFGRRTA from the coding sequence TTGGTCATCGACCGCTACATATTGAAGGAAATCCTCTACACCCTGCTGGTGGTGCTGTTCGTGCTGCTGGTCATATTCCTCAGCAACCGTTTCATCCGCATCCTGGCCGATGCCAGCGCGGGTGATCTGGCCAGCGAGTATGTGCTGGCCCTGCTGGCGATGAAGGCCCTGACCGTCCTGGTGATCATCCTGCCGCTGGGCCTGTTCATGGCCACGCTGCTCGGCCTGAGCCGCCTCTACAAGGACAGCGAGATGACCGCGCTGACGGCCTGCGGTGTCAGCGTGCGCGAGATCTATCGCTCGGTCATCGGGCTGGCGCTGGTGGTCGCCGCGACCGTCGCGGCGGTTTCCTTTTATATCGCGCCGTGGGCCGAGGAAGAGAACTATCGCCTGCGTGACGCCCAGCAGTCACAGTCCCTGCTGACGGGGCTCGTCGCCGGCCGCTTCACCGAGCCGTCAGGGGCTGACGGGGTGATGTATTTCGAGCGCATGTCGGCGGACGGCCAGTTGATGCAGGATGTCTTCATCCAGCAGCGCAAGCCTGGCGCCGCCGAGGTGGTGCTGTCCGCGCACAGCGGGCGGCGCTGGCAGGACGAGACGGGGGCGCAGTACCTGGTGCTGCTGGATGGCTACCGTTACGAGGGGCTGCCGGGGGAAGCGGACTTCAAGATCATCCGTTTCAAGGAGCATGCCGTGCGCATCGAGGCCCGCGAGGTCGCGCCGACCCTGCGCAAGCAGCGCGCGCGCCCCAGCGCCGATCTGATCGGTTCAGACGATCCGGCGGACGTGGCCGAGCTGCAGTGGCGGATCTCGATGCCCTTGTCGGTGCTGCTGCTGGCGCTGCTCGCGGTGCCGCTCAGCCGCACCAGTCCGCGCCAGGGCAAGTATGCCAAGCTGTTCGTCGCGGTGCTGATCTATCTGATCTACAACAACCTGCTCGGTGTCTCCAATTCCTGGGTGGCGCTCGGCCGGCTCGCGCCGGGGATCGGGATGTGGTGGGTCCATCTGGCGCTGCTGTTCAGCGTCTGGGCGCTGTTCGTGCGCCAGTACGGGCTGGGCTGGGTGCTGAGCTCGATGTTCGGGCGGAGGACGGCGTGA
- a CDS encoding leucyl aminopeptidase, producing MNFTVKSLAAGKHRSACAVVGVFDGHRLSASAQDLDRLSHGHIVNILKRGDMKSTPGQTLCLYNVPRVNSERVLLVRCGKEKELDAARYRKILHGAAAALANLGVKEAVSFLPELEVKDRDLDWRLRKTAEVTREALYRFDRLKSKQDANGAPQLRRLVLNIADETELAAARTAVEQGQAIANGIALAKDLGNLPGNICTPSYLAGEALRLARGNRRLQAKVLTEKEMKALKMGSLLSVSRGSRQPPRLITLSYHGAARTEAPYVLVGKGITFDSGGISIKPAATMDEMKFDMCGAASVLGTVVAVAEMGLPINVVAVVPSCENLPDGNATKPGDIVTSMSGQTIEILNTDAEGRLILCDALTYSARFKPRVVIDVATLTGACVVALGKECSGLFSNDEELAQDLLQAGTTSGDRTWQLPLWEEYQDSLKSNFADMANVGNRDGGAITAACFLARFTKDYRWAHLDIAGVAWLGGGAKGATGRPIPLLTQYLIDQAQG from the coding sequence ATGAATTTCACCGTCAAAAGCCTCGCCGCCGGCAAGCATCGGTCGGCCTGCGCCGTCGTGGGCGTGTTCGATGGACATCGCCTCAGCGCCTCGGCGCAGGATCTCGACCGGCTGTCGCACGGCCATATTGTAAACATTTTGAAACGCGGCGACATGAAATCCACGCCGGGGCAGACCCTGTGCCTGTACAACGTGCCGCGCGTGAATTCCGAACGCGTGCTGCTGGTGCGCTGCGGCAAGGAAAAGGAGCTCGACGCCGCCCGCTACCGCAAGATCCTCCACGGCGCCGCCGCCGCTCTGGCGAACCTCGGCGTCAAGGAGGCCGTGTCCTTCCTGCCCGAACTCGAGGTGAAGGACCGCGACCTCGACTGGCGCCTGCGCAAGACGGCCGAGGTCACGCGCGAGGCGCTCTACCGCTTCGACCGCCTGAAGAGCAAGCAGGACGCCAACGGCGCGCCGCAACTGCGCCGCCTCGTCCTCAACATCGCCGATGAAACGGAACTGGCCGCCGCCCGCACGGCGGTGGAACAGGGCCAGGCGATCGCCAACGGCATCGCGCTGGCGAAGGACCTCGGCAACCTGCCGGGCAACATCTGCACGCCGAGCTACCTGGCCGGCGAGGCGCTCCGGCTCGCGCGCGGCAATCGCCGGCTGCAGGCGAAGGTCCTCACCGAGAAGGAGATGAAGGCGCTGAAGATGGGCTCGCTGCTGTCGGTCTCGCGCGGCAGCCGCCAGCCGCCGCGGCTGATCACCCTCAGCTACCACGGCGCCGCCCGCACCGAGGCGCCCTACGTGCTGGTCGGCAAGGGCATCACCTTCGACTCCGGCGGCATCTCGATCAAGCCGGCCGCCACCATGGACGAGATGAAGTTCGACATGTGCGGCGCCGCCTCCGTGCTCGGCACCGTGGTCGCCGTGGCCGAAATGGGCCTGCCGATCAACGTCGTCGCGGTGGTGCCGAGCTGCGAGAACCTGCCCGACGGCAATGCGACCAAGCCGGGCGACATCGTCACCAGCATGTCGGGCCAGACCATCGAGATCCTCAACACCGACGCCGAGGGCCGCCTGATCCTGTGCGACGCGCTGACCTATTCGGCACGCTTCAAGCCGCGCGTGGTCATCGACGTCGCCACCCTGACCGGGGCCTGCGTCGTCGCGCTCGGCAAGGAGTGCAGCGGCCTGTTCAGCAACGACGAGGAGCTGGCGCAGGACCTGCTGCAAGCCGGCACCACGAGCGGCGACCGCACCTGGCAGCTGCCGCTGTGGGAGGAATACCAGGACTCGCTGAAGAGCAACTTCGCCGACATGGCCAACGTCGGCAACCGCGACGGCGGCGCCATCACCGCGGCGTGCTTCCTCGCCCGCTTCACCAAGGACTACCGCTGGGCGCATCTCGACATCGCCGGCGTGGCCTGGCTCGGCGGCGGCGCCAAGGGCGCCACCGGACGGCCGATCCCGCTGCTGACGCAGTACCTGATCGACCAGGCGCAGGGGTGA